From one Humulus lupulus chromosome 8, drHumLupu1.1, whole genome shotgun sequence genomic stretch:
- the LOC133797390 gene encoding NAC domain-containing protein 96-like isoform X2, which produces MSSNPSVIPMGLTFSPTEQQVIKCLWRKIQGMDSELDPYIEEVDNILELEPCELAAKSKLGSNKDEWWFFSRSFYRNSSSQSKHRKTKTGFWQQTGRGKKIEGSLGKKSYLTFHKGSSKSHQKTDYTMQEYYIPPAHDHLHQEYILVICCLRLKKKGRKADAPRHHEEGELSGNNITSDFATPLVQCDHDVSYQQFSQIYLPDSDEQALRSLHGNAIQAPSGVDGKIRGKISSDFTHVLGNEMQAPFEENGEISGKTTSDPENPLGPAVITSPVIQWDDDESSQLVSLIYPPDSTKQNLSSLFDNKIQAPSGTDGELSGQSSSDFDNQAAFVARCDYQVNPQLSWPIYSPDVSNENYVKFAEENDNRTKTGQGFLGDNEPTVI; this is translated from the exons ATGAGTAGCAACCCATCAGTCATACCTATGGGACTCACTTTCAGTCCAACAGAACAGCAGGTGATCAAGTGCTTGTGGCGGAAGATTCAGGGAATGGATTCCGAGCTCGATCCTTACATTGAAGAGGTCGACAATATATTGGAGCTTGAACCTTGTGAATTAGCCG CTAAATCGAAGTTGGGATCGAATAAAGATGAGTGGTGGTTCTTTTCTCGATCATTTTACAGGAACTCGAGCTCCCAAAGTAAACATAGGAAGACTAAAACGGGGTTCTGGCAGCAAACCGGAAGGGGTAAGAAAATTGAAGGTAGCTTAGGAAAGAAGTCATATCTTACCTTCCATAAAGGTAGTAGCAAATCTCACCAAAAGACCGATTATACAATGCAAGAGTACTATATTCCTCCTGCGCATGATCACCTTCATCAG GAGTACATCCTTGTCATTTGCTGCTTGAGGTTGAAGAAGAAAGGGAGGAAGGCCGATGCTCCACGCCACCACGAGGAAGGTGAACTTAGTGGCAACAATATCACTTCTGATTTTGCAACTCCACTG GTACAATGTGACCACGATGTCAGTTATCAACAATTCTCACAAATATACTTACCAGATTCCGACGAACAGGCATTGAGATCTCTGCATGGCAATGCGATACAAGCTCCATCTGGAGTAGACGGTAAAATAAGGGGCAAAATCTCTTCTGATTTCACACACGTGCTCGGTAATGAGATGCAAGCTCCATttgaagaaaatggtgaaataaGTGGCAAAACCACTTCTGATCCTGAAAATCCATTAGGGCCTGCTGTTATTACAAGTCCAGtg ATACAATGGGATGACGATGAGAGTAGTCAACTAGTCTCACTAATTTACCCACCAGATTCCACCAAGCAGAACTTAAGTTCTCTGTTTGACAACAAGATACAAGCTCCATCTGGAACAGATGGTGAACTAAGTGGCCAAAGCTCTTCTGATTTTGATAACCAAGCAGCATTTGTT GCACGTTGTGATTACCAAGTGAATCCTCAACTATCTTGGCCAATTTACTCACCGGATGTGTCAAACGAGAATTATGTGAAATTTGCGGAAGAAAACGACAATAGAACAAAAACAG